Proteins from one Ricinus communis isolate WT05 ecotype wild-type chromosome 9, ASM1957865v1, whole genome shotgun sequence genomic window:
- the LOC125371199 gene encoding uncharacterized protein LOC125371199 — MRGVLRFGKKGKLAPRYVGPFEVIDRIGDVAYKLDLPANFSHVHPVFHISMLRKYISDPSHVLQPQNVEVGEDLTYEEQPVRIVDTQVRQLRSKIIPMVKVLWRNHLSEECTWKSKGEMRSLYPHLFQS; from the coding sequence ATGCGTGGTGTGTTGCGGTTCGGCAAGAAGGGCAAATTGGCACCTCGTTATGTGGGACCCTTTGAGGTTATTGACAGAATTGGAGATGTGGCATACAAGCTGGACTTACCGGCGAACTTCTCGCATGTGCATCCGGTATTCCACATATCGATGTTAAGAAAGTATATTTCAGACCCTTCGCATGTGTTACAACCACAAAATGTGGAAGTTGGTGAAGATTTGACTTACGAGGAGCAGCCAGTCAGGATCGTGGATACTCAAGTTCGCCAGCTGCGCTCTAAAATTATTCCGATGGTCAAAGTTTTGTGGCGGAATCATTTGTCTGAAGAGTGTACCTGGAAATCGAAAGGTGAAATGAGAAGTCTCTACCCTCATTTATTTCAATCCTAA